One window from the genome of Pedococcus badiiscoriae encodes:
- the kduI gene encoding 5-dehydro-4-deoxy-D-glucuronate isomerase, translating to MTDVRLATHPTEFDALPSAALRERFLVEDLFAPGELRFCLSQGDRVLIGGAMPGDQPLELVAPDEVRAEALCDRRELGIVCLSGQGTVTADGTGYAMEAEDILYVGAGTGTVTVAGDAAYYLVSVPAHRQLPTTLIPRDEADVVEVGDDAAASKRTIRKYVHGDRVASCELAIGITTLAPGSVWNTMPCHTHDRRTETYLYFDLPENERVVHLCGQPSSTRSIIVADRQAVISPPWSVHFGAGTASYKFVWATGGENLAYNDMDPVDTASLA from the coding sequence ATGACCGACGTCAGACTGGCCACCCATCCGACCGAGTTCGACGCGCTGCCGTCAGCGGCACTGCGCGAGCGATTCCTCGTGGAGGACCTCTTCGCCCCCGGTGAGCTGCGCTTCTGCCTGAGCCAGGGGGACCGTGTCCTGATCGGCGGCGCCATGCCCGGCGACCAGCCGCTCGAGCTCGTCGCTCCGGACGAGGTGCGCGCTGAGGCGCTGTGCGACCGCCGCGAGCTGGGCATCGTGTGCCTGTCCGGCCAGGGGACCGTCACCGCCGATGGGACGGGCTACGCGATGGAGGCCGAAGACATCCTCTACGTCGGCGCGGGGACGGGCACGGTCACCGTGGCCGGAGACGCCGCCTACTACCTGGTCTCCGTGCCGGCCCACCGCCAGCTGCCCACGACGCTCATCCCGCGCGACGAGGCCGACGTCGTCGAGGTCGGCGACGACGCTGCCGCCAGCAAGCGGACCATCCGCAAGTACGTCCACGGCGACCGTGTCGCCTCGTGCGAGCTGGCCATCGGCATCACGACGCTGGCTCCCGGGAGTGTCTGGAACACCATGCCCTGCCACACCCACGACCGCCGGACCGAGACCTACCTCTACTTCGACCTGCCCGAGAACGAGCGCGTCGTCCACCTGTGCGGACAGCCGTCGAGCACCCGCAGCATCATCGTGGCCGACCGCCAGGCCGTGATCAGCCCCCCGTGGTCCGTCCACTTCGGGGCCGGCACCGCGTCCTACAAGTTCGTCTGGGCCACCGGTGGAGAGAACCTGGCCTACAACGACATGGACCCGGTCGACACCGCGAGCCTGGCATGA
- a CDS encoding bifunctional 4-hydroxy-2-oxoglutarate aldolase/2-dehydro-3-deoxy-phosphogluconate aldolase: MAPDLPAFVDQVSRARIIPVLRTQSAHEAVKAAGRSFDAGLTLVELTATTTDWPLALQQVRKDHPDRLVGIGTVLDPADALRAVDAGADFVVSPCPVPAVRGALEGQIPLIEGGLTVGEILAAAKHGVAKLFPAHVGGVTYLRSLLAIAPHSRIVPTGGIPLADVSQWLAAGATAVGVGRDLLEADDMVAAIRQALETPV, from the coding sequence ATGGCGCCTGACCTCCCGGCCTTCGTCGATCAGGTCTCGCGGGCGCGGATCATCCCGGTGCTGCGGACCCAGAGCGCCCACGAAGCGGTCAAGGCGGCCGGCCGTTCCTTCGACGCGGGACTCACCCTGGTGGAGCTGACAGCCACGACGACCGACTGGCCACTGGCGCTCCAGCAGGTGCGCAAGGACCACCCGGATCGCCTGGTGGGCATCGGCACCGTGCTGGACCCGGCGGATGCTCTTCGGGCTGTCGATGCGGGGGCGGACTTCGTGGTCTCCCCCTGCCCCGTGCCCGCTGTGAGGGGCGCGCTCGAGGGACAGATCCCGCTGATCGAGGGAGGGCTGACCGTCGGCGAGATCCTGGCCGCCGCGAAGCACGGCGTGGCGAAGCTGTTCCCGGCTCACGTCGGCGGGGTCACGTATCTACGCTCCCTGCTTGCCATCGCGCCCCACAGCCGGATAGTCCCCACGGGGGGAATCCCGCTCGCGGACGTGTCCCAGTGGTTGGCTGCCGGCGCGACCGCCGTCGGGGTGGGTCGTGACCTGCTGGAGGCTGACGACATGGTCGCCGCAATCCGCCAGGCACTGGAGACGCCCGTCTAG
- a CDS encoding ABC transporter substrate-binding protein, protein MRTRTTISAAGAALAALTFTAACAPGSSSSTSDSSSPKTIDVKSFKGKTLTYVYFTDGPDEQATRTAISKFESETGAKVNLQILPFADINTSLQARLSAGNAPEAARVADWHLFKDEAVDFKQYFGKDYASQFTPGAASTVQDGSGHMYAVPSDITINGPMINVDAFKKAGVAVPTKWTWDELVADAKKVAAANNMKYAVAIDKSGNRLSTVLSQYGTSMIGPGNKNVLDKAKATKALTFFTDLVKSDVAPKDFWLGSGSKYTGANEIFLAKQVPVYLSGPWQVGAFAKNAKFTWAAVPNPCAERCGGFPGGKYMTAFKNSKQPELGAAFVEWMNRSQNQAEIDKTAFWLPTRADLTKSGIQYPSRNSDMSVFVSQISETPTDTWAGEASPAFTNAAKALIAETDKVVAGQQDVKTAVDNLSNAVDKAIKGAS, encoded by the coding sequence ATGCGAACCCGAACCACGATCAGCGCCGCTGGCGCTGCACTGGCGGCGTTGACCTTCACCGCGGCGTGCGCGCCCGGCTCGTCCTCGTCGACCTCGGACTCGTCCAGCCCGAAGACGATCGACGTCAAGAGCTTCAAGGGCAAGACGCTCACCTACGTCTACTTCACGGACGGCCCCGACGAGCAGGCCACCAGGACCGCGATCTCCAAGTTCGAGTCCGAGACCGGCGCCAAGGTCAACCTCCAGATCCTGCCGTTCGCAGACATCAACACCTCTCTGCAGGCGCGCCTGTCGGCCGGCAACGCACCCGAGGCCGCCCGCGTCGCCGACTGGCACCTCTTCAAGGACGAGGCGGTCGACTTCAAGCAGTACTTCGGCAAGGACTACGCGTCCCAGTTCACGCCGGGCGCCGCCAGCACCGTGCAGGACGGCAGCGGCCACATGTACGCGGTGCCGAGTGACATCACCATCAATGGCCCGATGATCAACGTCGACGCGTTCAAGAAGGCCGGCGTCGCGGTCCCCACCAAGTGGACGTGGGACGAGCTGGTGGCCGACGCCAAGAAGGTGGCCGCGGCGAACAACATGAAGTACGCCGTCGCCATCGACAAGTCCGGCAACCGGCTGAGCACCGTCCTCAGCCAGTACGGCACCTCCATGATCGGGCCGGGCAACAAGAACGTCCTGGACAAGGCCAAGGCCACCAAGGCCCTCACCTTCTTCACCGACCTGGTCAAGAGCGACGTCGCCCCCAAGGACTTCTGGCTGGGGTCGGGCAGCAAGTACACCGGCGCCAACGAGATCTTCCTCGCCAAGCAGGTCCCGGTGTACCTCTCGGGCCCCTGGCAGGTGGGCGCCTTCGCCAAGAACGCCAAGTTCACCTGGGCAGCGGTCCCCAACCCCTGCGCCGAGCGGTGCGGCGGCTTCCCCGGCGGCAAGTACATGACCGCCTTCAAGAACAGCAAGCAGCCCGAGCTCGGAGCGGCCTTCGTGGAGTGGATGAACCGCTCCCAGAACCAGGCCGAGATCGACAAGACCGCCTTCTGGCTGCCGACCCGTGCAGACCTGACCAAGTCGGGCATCCAGTACCCGAGCCGCAACAGCGACATGTCGGTCTTCGTCTCCCAGATCTCCGAGACGCCTACCGACACCTGGGCCGGGGAGGCCAGTCCTGCCTTCACCAACGCGGCCAAGGCCCTGATCGCCGAGACCGACAAGGTCGTGGCCGGACAGCAGGACGTCAAGACCGCCGTGGACAACCTGTCGAACGCGGTCGACAAGGCGATCAAGGGCGCGTCGTGA
- a CDS encoding glycoside hydrolase family 88 protein, whose translation MAGRDLTSSRFAAPPLPPLTGEALNDDALRTLGRQIEDKTWRDGLPDFFWGEGVCLLGMIRFAEATHDPFPPRVREWLDERARGDLVIDHVNHLAAGTAAVLDGTPSSSALAERLLAWLQTSSEVTYAANGAIEHWPDGVWADSVFMGGLFVGHLGEARGDASLVRELGRQWLAHAEILQDEGTRLFVHGSHAGRPIRCFWGRANAWMALGAVEFLELAERRPDLVDQHAVEDVRTRLARQLEALAACQPDHGVWSVLVDDQPENAGILETSAAAGLGAAMLRASRVIPGLPDAVVAAGWRAVAGALAYVEDGTLTRVSAGTVLQLVPFGYSVIRDDRPQLWGQGLALHAVAAALAARQDTPATLTPRHSSEARR comes from the coding sequence ATGGCCGGTAGGGACCTCACCTCGAGCCGCTTCGCTGCCCCTCCGTTGCCGCCCCTGACGGGAGAGGCTCTGAACGATGACGCCCTGCGGACACTGGGGAGGCAGATCGAGGACAAGACCTGGCGTGACGGTCTGCCGGACTTCTTCTGGGGCGAGGGCGTCTGCCTGCTCGGGATGATCCGGTTCGCCGAGGCCACGCACGATCCCTTTCCCCCTCGAGTCCGCGAGTGGCTCGACGAGCGCGCACGCGGCGACCTCGTGATCGATCACGTGAACCACCTCGCTGCCGGGACCGCCGCGGTGCTCGACGGCACGCCGTCGTCCTCGGCCCTCGCGGAACGGTTGCTGGCGTGGCTGCAGACCTCGTCCGAGGTGACGTATGCCGCGAACGGCGCCATCGAGCACTGGCCGGATGGAGTCTGGGCCGACAGCGTCTTCATGGGAGGGCTGTTCGTCGGCCACCTCGGCGAGGCCCGAGGTGACGCGAGCCTCGTCAGGGAGCTGGGACGCCAGTGGCTCGCGCATGCCGAGATCCTGCAAGACGAAGGCACACGACTGTTCGTGCATGGATCCCATGCGGGAAGGCCCATCCGGTGCTTCTGGGGCCGCGCCAACGCGTGGATGGCGTTGGGGGCAGTGGAGTTCCTCGAGCTCGCCGAACGCCGCCCCGACCTCGTCGACCAGCATGCGGTCGAGGACGTGCGCACCCGTCTGGCGCGTCAGCTCGAGGCGCTGGCGGCGTGCCAGCCGGACCACGGCGTGTGGAGCGTCCTGGTCGATGACCAGCCCGAGAACGCGGGAATCCTGGAGACGTCGGCGGCGGCCGGTCTCGGGGCGGCAATGCTACGAGCAAGCCGGGTGATCCCCGGGCTCCCGGATGCCGTGGTCGCGGCTGGCTGGCGAGCGGTCGCGGGCGCACTGGCGTATGTCGAAGACGGGACGCTCACCCGGGTCAGCGCCGGCACCGTGCTCCAGCTGGTTCCGTTCGGGTACAGCGTGATCCGCGACGACCGGCCCCAGCTCTGGGGTCAGGGTCTGGCACTGCACGCGGTCGCGGCTGCCCTCGCAGCGCGTCAGGACACCCCAGCCACGCTCACCCCCCGTCACAGTTCCGAGGCCCGGCGATGA
- a CDS encoding sugar ABC transporter permease gives MTTLAPQVGRQRSRRRPTSRTLAPYLFVFPNMLIFAVFTIWPAINGLNLSFYDSSNGRTFRPVGTENYTSILSDAEFWAVVRHTAAFTIGFVALSTAVATALALMLHAQRRGRGALSAAYFLPVLISPVVVGIVWRAALDRQTGLVNQVLSAVGLGQPGWLVEPSLAIVAIILVGTWIHLGFYAMILLSGLQSIDTSLYEAAKIDGSTPWQSIRLITLPLLRPTMMVVIILATIAGFQAFDFIYTLTGGGPVRATTLMVQYIYENGFSYPIAYGLASAAAVILFVVVFVVTFVNYVIGRRSEAI, from the coding sequence GTGACCACCCTCGCCCCGCAGGTCGGGCGCCAGCGTTCGCGCCGGCGCCCGACCAGCCGGACCCTTGCGCCATACCTGTTCGTCTTCCCGAACATGCTGATCTTCGCCGTGTTCACGATCTGGCCGGCCATCAACGGCTTGAACCTGAGCTTCTACGACAGCAGCAACGGGCGCACCTTCCGCCCGGTCGGGACCGAGAACTACACCTCGATCCTCAGCGACGCGGAGTTCTGGGCGGTGGTGCGCCACACGGCGGCCTTCACCATCGGCTTCGTCGCCCTCTCGACCGCCGTGGCGACCGCCCTCGCCCTGATGCTCCATGCGCAGCGTCGCGGGCGGGGTGCGCTCAGCGCGGCCTACTTCCTGCCTGTGCTGATCTCCCCCGTGGTCGTCGGCATCGTCTGGCGCGCGGCCCTCGACCGTCAGACGGGTCTGGTGAACCAGGTCCTCTCCGCCGTCGGCCTGGGCCAGCCGGGCTGGCTCGTCGAGCCCAGCCTGGCCATCGTGGCCATCATCCTGGTGGGCACCTGGATCCACCTCGGCTTCTACGCGATGATCCTGCTGTCCGGACTCCAGTCCATCGACACCTCGCTGTACGAGGCGGCCAAGATCGACGGCTCCACGCCGTGGCAGTCCATCCGCCTGATCACCCTCCCGCTCCTGCGACCCACCATGATGGTCGTCATCATCCTGGCCACCATTGCCGGGTTCCAGGCGTTCGACTTCATCTACACCCTGACCGGCGGTGGCCCGGTCCGGGCGACGACGCTCATGGTGCAGTACATCTACGAGAACGGGTTCAGCTACCCGATCGCGTACGGCCTGGCCAGTGCGGCCGCAGTGATTCTCTTCGTGGTCGTGTTCGTCGTGACCTTCGTCAACTACGTGATCGGTCGAAGGAGTGAGGCAATATGA
- a CDS encoding ABC transporter permease translates to MSRLRKMTMLGWVEVTMAAFALTFTVLAIWDRQWVEGVLGAEPDGGDGSLEWLLVVVPAVIACVCAYAARRTWVALAPAAEG, encoded by the coding sequence ATGTCGAGACTGCGGAAGATGACGATGCTCGGCTGGGTCGAAGTGACCATGGCCGCGTTTGCGCTGACCTTCACCGTCCTGGCGATCTGGGACCGTCAATGGGTTGAGGGCGTCCTTGGGGCCGAGCCCGATGGTGGCGACGGATCGCTGGAGTGGCTCCTGGTGGTGGTCCCGGCGGTCATCGCGTGCGTCTGCGCCTACGCAGCTCGTCGCACCTGGGTCGCTCTCGCTCCTGCCGCCGAAGGCTGA
- a CDS encoding sugar kinase, protein MSTILCVGEALISLTPPVGTPLQEATDLLISTGGAEVNVAAHLARLDVPTRFAGRVGDDPFGARLRQTLTELGVDTHFLEFDVERPTGLYVKDANGSGTTMRYYRNASAATTYRHVPDEALDDVDHIHVTGITPALSQDCRRLVEDLLALPDVTTSFDVNYRSALWGVTEAAGILRSLAEQADTVFVGLDEAGDVWGCRTFDDVRRLLPQPSELIVKDGPREAVAFVGSRVVRAPAPAIEVVEPVGAGDAFAAAYLAARHYGHDPEVALRWGHTLAAAVLQVLGDHGVAMDRTTLEGQARDVAVNHGA, encoded by the coding sequence ATGAGCACGATCCTCTGCGTCGGTGAGGCGCTCATCTCGCTCACTCCTCCCGTCGGGACCCCTCTGCAGGAGGCCACCGACCTGCTCATCAGCACCGGTGGCGCAGAGGTCAACGTCGCCGCCCACCTCGCCCGACTCGACGTGCCGACGCGCTTCGCCGGCAGGGTCGGCGATGACCCTTTCGGTGCTCGCCTGCGGCAGACGCTGACCGAGCTGGGCGTCGACACCCACTTCCTGGAGTTCGACGTAGAGCGCCCGACAGGGCTGTACGTGAAGGACGCCAACGGTTCGGGGACGACGATGCGCTACTACCGCAACGCATCCGCTGCCACGACCTACCGCCATGTGCCGGACGAGGCCCTCGACGACGTGGACCATATTCACGTCACGGGCATCACACCGGCCCTGTCGCAGGACTGTCGGCGCCTCGTCGAGGACCTGCTCGCGCTTCCTGACGTGACGACCTCGTTCGACGTCAACTACCGCAGCGCCCTGTGGGGCGTGACTGAGGCGGCCGGCATACTCCGGTCTCTGGCCGAGCAGGCGGACACCGTGTTCGTGGGGCTCGACGAGGCCGGCGATGTCTGGGGCTGTCGCACGTTCGACGATGTCCGTCGACTCCTCCCCCAGCCATCCGAGCTCATCGTGAAGGACGGCCCTCGTGAGGCAGTCGCATTCGTGGGCTCACGGGTGGTGAGGGCGCCAGCACCAGCCATCGAGGTCGTGGAGCCGGTGGGCGCCGGCGACGCCTTTGCCGCGGCGTACCTGGCCGCTCGCCACTACGGGCACGACCCGGAAGTCGCTCTGCGGTGGGGACATACGCTCGCTGCTGCGGTCCTGCAGGTGCTCGGGGACCACGGGGTGGCCATGGACCGAACCACGCTGGAGGGACAGGCCCGTGACGTGGCGGTGAACCATGGCGCCTGA
- a CDS encoding SDR family oxidoreductase → MTDRFGLGGQTALVTGAARGIGAAMATALAEAGADIILWGRSEQSLSETAAACAALGRQVSTVVGDLSEPEAAGRTARELVAERQVDILVNNAGMISRAPALEVDFSDWRRVLSTNLDSAFVLSQAVGAPMVRRREGSIINTASLLSFQGGINVASYTASKHALAGMTKALANEWAPHQVTVNAIAPGYIATENTSALRADEEREAAIRARIPAGRWGTPEDLTGAVVFLAGPSARYVTGHTLVVDGGWMAR, encoded by the coding sequence ATGACGGACCGCTTCGGACTCGGCGGCCAGACCGCGCTGGTCACCGGCGCGGCCCGGGGGATCGGGGCAGCCATGGCCACGGCGCTCGCCGAGGCCGGTGCCGACATCATCCTCTGGGGGCGCAGCGAGCAGAGCCTGAGCGAGACGGCAGCGGCGTGCGCGGCGCTGGGTCGCCAGGTCAGCACGGTGGTCGGTGACCTGTCCGAACCCGAGGCGGCCGGGCGCACGGCACGCGAGCTGGTGGCGGAGCGCCAGGTCGACATCCTGGTCAACAACGCCGGGATGATCTCCCGCGCCCCGGCTCTCGAGGTCGACTTCTCCGACTGGCGTCGCGTCCTGTCGACCAACCTCGACTCCGCGTTCGTGCTGTCCCAAGCGGTCGGTGCCCCGATGGTCCGGCGACGCGAAGGCTCGATCATCAACACCGCCTCGCTGCTCTCCTTCCAGGGCGGCATCAACGTCGCCTCCTACACCGCGAGCAAACACGCCCTGGCCGGGATGACCAAGGCGCTCGCCAACGAGTGGGCGCCGCACCAGGTCACGGTGAACGCCATCGCCCCGGGCTACATCGCGACCGAGAACACCAGCGCCCTGCGTGCCGACGAGGAGCGCGAGGCCGCCATCCGGGCCCGGATCCCGGCGGGCCGCTGGGGCACCCCCGAGGACCTGACCGGCGCCGTGGTCTTCCTCGCCGGGCCGTCCGCCCGGTACGTGACCGGCCACACCCTCGTCGTCGACGGCGGGTGGATGGCGCGATGA
- a CDS encoding carbohydrate ABC transporter permease: protein MSAQPSTQSRSVSPSSGPASPASRTWSSTTGRPPSTGAVVRTTVLIAGALAVVAPVVWAALASFKTQSELAQTPPTLWPHQPTLDNYTTGLKAFDFTHYLTNSLIVTVSATALTLVINSMAAYGLSKYNFRGRTVLFLITLSTIMIPLQVILLPVYQIVSSLGMTNSLLGLIIPPAATPTGVFLLRQYMLTLPDEMIEAARIDGAGEWGIFWRIILPLSRPALAVVAIFSVIWRWNDFLWPLIVAQDESKQTLPVAIARFASQQAIPFNQILAVSVVTIIPVVIIFLILQRQIIAGLAQGAIK from the coding sequence ATGAGCGCCCAGCCGTCCACCCAGAGTCGCTCGGTGTCCCCCTCGTCGGGCCCCGCGAGCCCCGCGAGTCGCACCTGGTCCTCCACCACAGGTCGCCCGCCGTCCACCGGCGCGGTCGTACGCACCACCGTGCTCATCGCTGGCGCGCTCGCGGTCGTCGCCCCCGTGGTGTGGGCCGCCCTGGCGTCGTTCAAGACCCAGTCGGAGCTGGCGCAGACGCCACCCACCCTCTGGCCGCACCAGCCCACCCTCGACAACTACACGACCGGGCTCAAGGCCTTCGACTTCACGCACTACCTGACCAACAGCCTCATCGTGACCGTCTCCGCGACCGCCCTCACCCTGGTGATCAACTCGATGGCTGCGTACGGCTTGTCCAAGTACAACTTCCGTGGACGGACCGTGCTGTTCCTCATCACGTTGTCCACCATCATGATCCCGCTGCAGGTGATCCTCCTGCCCGTCTACCAGATCGTCTCCAGCCTGGGCATGACGAACTCCCTGCTGGGGCTCATCATCCCGCCCGCGGCAACACCGACGGGCGTGTTCCTCCTGCGGCAGTACATGCTCACGCTGCCCGACGAGATGATCGAGGCGGCGCGCATCGACGGCGCCGGCGAATGGGGCATCTTCTGGCGGATCATCCTGCCGCTGAGCCGCCCCGCGCTGGCGGTCGTGGCCATCTTCTCGGTCATCTGGCGCTGGAACGACTTCCTCTGGCCGCTCATCGTCGCCCAGGACGAGTCGAAGCAGACCCTGCCGGTCGCCATCGCGCGGTTCGCCAGCCAGCAGGCCATTCCCTTCAACCAGATCCTGGCGGTGTCCGTCGTGACCATCATCCCGGTCGTGATCATCTTCCTCATCCTGCAACGCCAGATCATCGCCGGACTCGCCCAGGGGGCCATCAAGTGA
- a CDS encoding IclR family transcriptional regulator: protein MSVNLEGPANGGSADRATAVAKVVRVVEALTEHSGVSEISRTTGLPTSTVHRIIQELVSLGWVRGDGDHGYLPGAGLLTLSVQASSDAALGIVTPILEQLRDATTHTVHFALRQGDQAVYVAKIEGRRAYEMRSRVGLGIQMHCTGIGKAVMAALPEEEVRGILQRSGMPPMTSRTITDPEAMLEHLRLIARRGYATDDEENELHTRCVAAVVRDHRGVATGGISMSAMAFEIDEDRVRQVAPLVVSAAREVSQALGYRPTPPPAGSHG from the coding sequence ATGAGCGTGAACCTGGAAGGGCCGGCCAACGGCGGGTCAGCGGACCGCGCCACCGCGGTGGCCAAGGTGGTCCGCGTCGTCGAGGCGCTCACCGAGCACTCGGGGGTGAGTGAGATCAGCCGGACCACCGGGCTGCCCACCTCCACGGTGCACCGCATCATCCAGGAGCTCGTGAGCCTGGGCTGGGTCCGCGGTGACGGTGACCACGGCTACCTACCCGGGGCCGGCCTGCTGACCCTCTCGGTCCAGGCCTCCTCCGATGCCGCCCTCGGCATCGTCACCCCGATCCTGGAGCAGCTGCGGGACGCGACGACCCACACCGTCCACTTCGCGCTCCGGCAGGGCGACCAGGCCGTGTACGTGGCGAAGATCGAGGGCCGGCGCGCCTACGAGATGCGGTCGCGGGTCGGACTGGGCATCCAGATGCACTGCACGGGTATCGGCAAGGCGGTCATGGCCGCACTGCCGGAGGAGGAGGTGCGGGGGATCCTGCAGCGCTCCGGAATGCCGCCGATGACCTCGCGGACCATCACCGATCCCGAGGCCATGCTGGAGCACCTGCGCCTCATCGCGCGCCGCGGCTACGCGACGGACGACGAGGAGAACGAGCTGCACACCCGGTGCGTGGCGGCCGTCGTCCGCGACCACCGGGGCGTCGCCACGGGCGGGATCAGCATGTCTGCCATGGCTTTCGAGATCGACGAGGACCGGGTCCGTCAGGTGGCGCCGCTCGTGGTGTCGGCAGCCCGCGAGGTGTCGCAGGCGCTGGGATACCGGCCGACGCCACCCCCGGCCGGGTCCCATGGCTGA